A window from Danio aesculapii chromosome 6, fDanAes4.1, whole genome shotgun sequence encodes these proteins:
- the nabp1b gene encoding nucleic acid binding protein 1b translates to MANSPNDNAFLIKDLKAGLKNINLVFIVLETGRVSKTKDGHEVRSCKVADRTGSITISVWDEVGSLIQTGDIIRLTRGYASLFKGCLTLYIGRTGDLQKIGEFCMIFSEIPNFSEPNPEVLAKINQINNTHGKTEAHGSNPSLVNPGPPAGPTVNGQAVYSFSAGSREGSFGSGGRHLNRSHWNSGSASSGSGGGYGPKPPISITNGRDPRRVLKR, encoded by the exons ATGGCAAATTCACCAAACGACAATGCGTTCTTGATTAAAGACCTTAAAGctggattaaaaaatattaatttggttTTCATCGTCCTGGAAACTG GTCGCGTGTCTAAAACAAAGGACGGACACGAAGTGCGTTCCTGTAAGGTAGCTGACAGGACCGGAAGTATCACCATATCAGTGTGGGACGAGGTGGGCAGCCTGATTCAAACCGGAGACATCATTCGACTCACTCGAGG atatGCATCTCTCTTCAAAGGCTGTCTTACGCTGTATATTGGGAGGACAGGAGACCTCCAGAAGATCGGAGA GTTCTGCATGATTTTCTCTGAGATTCCAAATTTCAGTGAGCCCAACCCAGAGGTGCTGgcaaaaataaaccaaataaacaacACCCAC GGTAAAACAGAGGCTCACGGCAGCAATCCTTCTCTAGTGAATCCCGGGCCACCTGCTGGACCTAcag TGAATGGCCAGGCTGTGTATTCCTTTTCTGCTGGCTCTAGAGAGGGCTCTTTTGGTTCAGGTGGCCGTCATCTGAACCGCAGCCATTGGAACAGCGGCAGTGCTTCTTCGGGTTCAGGAGGAGGATATGGCCCAAAACCTCCCATCTCCATCACCAATGGACGGGACCCTCGCAGAGTGCTGAAGAGATGA